Proteins encoded by one window of Arabidopsis thaliana chromosome 2, partial sequence:
- a CDS encoding survival motor neuron interacting protein, which produces MNVECPGVVVVSVPENGSTILEENKVGEEIKESSEISTTEGDRLGDDVLKIKDVVETDGFVVSISDMKESLNSEKKGQDSDGQRIVEAEKIILFAEIGDGSTFLEENKELQQIKEVSEISTESDQFGDDVYKIEDDCVGSISDMKEILNSQKKGQDSDVQILWETEKKNDGDTLARASDIHKIEKNGNGSKDQREKVERVRVKDNAFVGRSVNIDLVDDTALFDVVPFYKKGKDHSKRPVTAHTDKDAPRKHKKVGVEKPIDKGNASSIVERNASTKVSDFRNSGEMNGKQLRIMYSRNQMESMRYAHIANQKKLWSDLYARLLPELVTEYEGLKNHKSILGPISAVPRRTRLFVH; this is translated from the exons ATGAATGTGGAGTGTCCTGGAGTAGTAGTAGTCTCTGTACCTGAAAATGGTTCCACGATTCTTGAAGAGAATAAGGTTGGTGAAGAGATTAAGGAAAGCTCTGAGATTTCTACTACAGAAGGCGATCGACTTGGAGATGATGTGCTCAAGATAAAGGATGTTGTTGAGACTGATGGGTTCGTCGTATCTATCTCTGATATGAAAGAAAGTTTGAACTCGGAGAAGAAGGGACAAGATTCTGATGGTCAGAGGATTGTGGAGGCTGAGAAGATAATATTGTTCGCTGAAATCGGAGATGGTTCCACGTTTCTTGAAGAGAATAAGGAACTGCAACAGATTAAGGAAGTCTCTGAGATTTCTACAGAAAGTGATCAATTTGGAGATGATGTGTACAAGATAGAGGATGATTGCGTCGGTTCTATCTCtgatatgaaagaaattttgaactCTCAGAAGAAGGGACAAGATTCTGATGTTCAAATACTTTGGGAgactgagaagaagaatgatggGGACACGCTCGCTAGGGCTTCTGATATCCATAAGATCGAAAAGAATGGAAATGGGTCTAAAGATCAGCGTGAGAAGGTGGAAAGAGTGAGAGTTAAGGATAATGCATTTGTTGGAAGATCTGTGAATATTGATTTGGTTGATGATACTGCGTTGTTTGATGTTGTTCCTTTCTACAAGAAAGGTAAAGATCATTCTAAGAGACCAGTAACTGCACACACTGATAAGGATGCACCAAGAAAGCATAAGAAAGTTGGAGTAGAGAAACCGATTGATAAGGGAAATGCTTCTAGCATTGTTGAAAGGAATGCGTCAACCAAAGTTTCTGACTTTCGTAACAGTGGAGAAATGAATGGGAAGCAGTTGCGGATAATGTACTCTAGGAACCAAATGGAGTCGATGAGGTATGCCCACATTGCGAATCAGAAGAAACTGTGGAGTGACTTGTATGCTAGACTCCTACCTGAGCTGGTGACTGAGTACGAAGGTTTGAAGAATCACAAGAGTATCCTCG GTCCCATATCGGCTGTACCAAGACGAACCCGTCTCTTTGTACATTGA
- a CDS encoding P-loop containing nucleoside triphosphate hydrolases superfamily protein has translation MSASWADVADSENTGSGSSNQNSHPSRPAYVPPHLRNRPAASEPVAPLPANDRVGYGGPPSGSRWAPGGSGVGVGGGGGYRADAGRPGSGSGYGGRGGGGWNNRSGGWDRREREVNPFENDDSEPEPAFTEQDNTVINFDAYEDIPIETSGDNVPPPVNTFAEIDLGEALNLNIRRCKYVKPTPVQRHAIPILLEGRDLMACAQTGSGKTAAFCFPIISGIMKDQHVQRPRGSRTVYPLAVILSPTRELASQIHDEAKKFSYQTGVKVVVAYGGTPINQQLRELERGVDILVATPGRLNDLLERARVSMQMIRFLALDEADRMLDMGFEPQIRKIVEQMDMPPRGVRQTLLFSATFPREIQRLAADFLANYIFLAVGRVGSSTDLIVQRVEFVLDSDKRSHLMDLLHAQRENGIQGKQALTLVFVETKRGADSLENWLCINGFPATSIHGDRTQQEREVALKAFKSGRTPILVATDVAARGLDIPHVAHVVNFDLPNDIDDYVHRIGRTGRAGKSGLATAFFNDGNTSLARPLAELMQEANQEVPEWLTRYASRSSFGGGKNRRSGGRFGGRDFRREGSFGSGRGGYGGGGGGYGGGGGYGGGGGYGGGGGYGGGYGGASSGGYGGEPPSAWD, from the exons ATGAGTGCATCATGGGCTGATGTAGCTGACTCAGAGAACACGGGTTCTGGGTCTTCTAATCAGAATTCTCATCCTTCACGACCTGCTTATGTTCCTCCACATCTAAGGAACAGGCCAGCAGCTTCTGAGCCTGTTGCTCCATTGCCAGCTAATGATCGTGTAGGTTATGGTGGTCCACCTTCTGGCTCTCGATGGGCTCCTGGTGGTAGTGGTGTTGGTgttggaggtggtggtggttatAGGGCTGATGCAGGTCGTCCTGGCTCTGGCTCTGGCTATGGTGGACGAGGAGGTGGTGGTTGGAACAACAGAAGCGGAGGGTGGGACCGTAGGGAACGTGAAGTAAACCCCTTTGAAAATGATGATTCCGAACCAGAACCAGCTTTTACTGAGCAGGATAATACGGTTATTAATTTTGATGCCTATGAAGATATTCCGATTGAGACCAGTGGGGATAATGTGCCTCCTCCTGTTAACACATTCGCAGAGATAGATCTCGGGGAGGCATTGAATCTAAATATCCGTAGATGCAAATATGTTAAGCCAACACCTGTTCAGCGTCATGCGATTCCGATATTGCTTGAAGGGAGGGATTTGATGGCCTGTGCTCAGACAGGGTCGGGGAAGACAGCTGCTTTTTGCTTTCCAATCATTAGTGGAATAATGAAAGATCAGCATGTACAGAGACCCCGTGGTTCACGAACAGTCTACCCTCTTGCAGTTATTCTCTCACCAACAAGAGAGTTGGCAAGTCAG ATACATGATGAGGCTAAAAAGTTCTCTTACCAAACTGGTGTGAAGGTGGTTGTTGCATATGGAGGAACACCTATTAACCAGCAG CTCCGGGAACTTGAGAGGGGAGTCGATATTCTTGTGGCAACGCCTGGTCGATTAAATGATTTGCTCGAGAGAGCTAGAGTCTCAATGCAGATGATTAGATTTTTAGCTCTTGATGAGGCCGATAGAATGCTTGACATGGGTTTTGAACCACAAATTAGAAAGATTGTCGAACAAATGGACATGCCTCCACGTGGAGTTAGACAGACACTGTTGTTTAGTGCTACATTTCCAAGAGAAATTCAG AGACTCGCAGCTGACTTCCTagcaaattatatatttttggctGTGGGTAGAGTGGGTTCAAGTACCGATTTAATTGTCCAAAGGGTTGAGTTTGTCCTTGACTCTGACAAAAGAAGTCATCTCATGGACCTGCTTCACGCTCAGAGAGAGAATGGCATCCAAGGCAAG CAAGCCCTGACCTTAGTTTTTGTGGAGACAAAGAGAGGAGCTGACTCTTTGGAAAATTGGTTGTGCATCAATGGGTTTCCAGCAACCTCCATTCACGGTGACAGAACACAGCAG GAAAGAGAAGTGGCATTGAAAGCCTTCAAGAGTGGGAGAACACCGATTTTGGTTGCAACTGATGTAGCAGCACGTGGCCTTGACATTCCCCACGTGGCTCATGTGGTCAACTTCGATCTGCCAAATGACATTGATGACTATGTCCACCGTATTGGACGAACAGGACGTGCTGGCAAATCAGGACTAGCAACTGCCTTCTTCAACGATGGCAACACCTCACTGGCCAGACCGCTCGCTGAGCTGATGCAAGAAGCTAACCAAGAAGTCCCTGAGTGGCTCACTCGGTATGCGTCACGGTCCTCTTTTGGTGGTGGTAAGAACCGGCGGTCTGGTGGTCGATTTGGTGGCCGTGACTTTAGAAGGGAAGGGTCTTTCGGTAGCGGTAGAGGAGGCTatggcggtggaggaggagggtatggcggcggaggaggctatggtggtggaggaggctATGGCGGCGGAGGAGGCTATGGTGGTGGATATGGTGGTGCTTCAAGTGGTGGATATGGTGGAGAACCTCCAAGTGCTTGGGACTAA
- the COR15B gene encoding cold regulated 15b (cold regulated 15b (COR15B); INVOLVED IN: response to cold, defense response to fungus; LOCATED IN: chloroplast, chloroplast stroma, chloroplast envelope; EXPRESSED IN: 21 plant structures; EXPRESSED DURING: 13 growth stages; BEST Arabidopsis thaliana protein match is: cold-regulated 15a (TAIR:AT2G42540.2); Has 194 Blast hits to 148 proteins in 43 species: Archae - 0; Bacteria - 18; Metazoa - 5; Fungi - 6; Plants - 155; Viruses - 0; Other Eukaryotes - 10 (source: NCBI BLink).), producing MAMSLSGAVLSGMGSSFHNVGAKQSGVGTVRVGRKSELVVVAQRKKSLIYAVKSDGNILDDLNEATKKASDFVTDKTKEALADGEKTKDYIVEKTIEANETATEEAKKALDYVTEKGKEAGNKAAEFVEGKAEEAKNATKS from the exons ATGGCGATGTCTTTATCAGGAGCTGTTCTCAGTGGCATGGGTTCTTCTTTCCACAACGTAGGAGCAAAGCAGAGTGGTGTTGGTACCGTCAGAGTTGGCCGGAAGAGTGAGCTCGTCGTCGTTGCTCAGCGCAAGAAGTCGTTGATATACGCCGTTAAAAGTGACGGCAACATCCTCGATGACCTCAACGAAGCCAC aaagaaagcTTCTGATTTCGTGACGGATAAGACGAAGGAGGCCTTGGCGGATGgcgagaaaacaaaagactacATTGTTGAGAAAACCATTGAAGCCAATGAAACTGCGACTGAGGAAGCTAAGAAAGCTTTGGATTATGTGACtgagaaaggaaaagaagcCGGAAACAAGGCGGCTGAGTTCGTAGAGGGTAAAGCAGAAGAGGCTAAGAATGCCACAAAGTCCTGA
- the COR15A gene encoding cold-regulated 15a, with product MASSFHSGAKQSSFGAVRVGQKTQFVVVSQRKKSLIYAAKGDGNILDDLNEATKKASDFVTDKTKEALADGEKAKDYVVEKNSETADTLGKEAEKAAAYVEEKGKEAANKAAEFAEGKAGEAKDATK from the exons atggcttcttctttccaCAGCGGAGCCAAGCAGAGCAGCTTCGGCGCTGTCAGAGTCGGCCAGAAAACTCAGTTCGTCGTCGTTTCTCAACGCAAGAAGTCGTTGATCTACGCCGCTAAAGGTGACGGCAACATCCTCGATGACCTCAACGAGGCCAC AAAGAAAGCTTCAGATTTCGTGAcggataaaacaaaagaggcATTAGCAGATGGTGAGAAAGCGAAAGACTACGTTGTTGAAAAAAACAGTGAAACCGCAGATACATTGGGTAAAGAAGCTGAGAAAGCTGCGGCGTATGTGGAggagaaaggaaaagaagcCGCAAACAAGGCGGCAGAGTTCGCGGAGGGTAAAGCAGGAGAGGCTAAGGATGCCACAAAGTAG
- the COR15A gene encoding cold-regulated 15a (cold-regulated 15a (COR15A); FUNCTIONS IN: molecular_function unknown; INVOLVED IN: in 9 processes; LOCATED IN: chloroplast stroma, chloroplast, chloroplast envelope; EXPRESSED IN: 21 plant structures; EXPRESSED DURING: 13 growth stages; BEST Arabidopsis thaliana protein match is: cold regulated 15b (TAIR:AT2G42530.1); Has 189 Blast hits to 136 proteins in 40 species: Archae - 0; Bacteria - 9; Metazoa - 3; Fungi - 13; Plants - 155; Viruses - 0; Other Eukaryotes - 9 (source: NCBI BLink).) → MAMSFSGAVLTGMASSFHSGAKQSSFGAVRVGQKTQFVVVSQRKKSLIYAAKGDGNILDDLNEATKKASDFVTDKTKEALADGEKAKDYVVEKNSETADTLGKEAEKAAAYVEEKGKEAANKAAEFAEGKAGEAKDATK, encoded by the exons ATGGCGATGTCTTTCTCAGGAGCTGTTCTCACTGGTatggcttcttctttccaCAGCGGAGCCAAGCAGAGCAGCTTCGGCGCTGTCAGAGTCGGCCAGAAAACTCAGTTCGTCGTCGTTTCTCAACGCAAGAAGTCGTTGATCTACGCCGCTAAAGGTGACGGCAACATCCTCGATGACCTCAACGAGGCCAC AAAGAAAGCTTCAGATTTCGTGAcggataaaacaaaagaggcATTAGCAGATGGTGAGAAAGCGAAAGACTACGTTGTTGAAAAAAACAGTGAAACCGCAGATACATTGGGTAAAGAAGCTGAGAAAGCTGCGGCGTATGTGGAggagaaaggaaaagaagcCGCAAACAAGGCGGCAGAGTTCGCGGAGGGTAAAGCAGGAGAGGCTAAGGATGCCACAAAGTAG
- the COR15A gene encoding cold-regulated 15a (cold-regulated 15a (COR15A); FUNCTIONS IN: molecular_function unknown; INVOLVED IN: in 9 processes; LOCATED IN: chloroplast stroma; EXPRESSED IN: 21 plant structures; EXPRESSED DURING: 13 growth stages; BEST Arabidopsis thaliana protein match is: cold regulated 15b (TAIR:AT2G42530.1).), whose protein sequence is MASSFHSGAKQSSFGAVRVGQKTQFVVVSQRKKSLIYAAKGDGNILDDLNEATKKASDFVTDKTKEALADGEKAKDYVVEKNKAANKAAEFAEGKAGEAKDATK, encoded by the exons atggcttcttctttccaCAGCGGAGCCAAGCAGAGCAGCTTCGGCGCTGTCAGAGTCGGCCAGAAAACTCAGTTCGTCGTCGTTTCTCAACGCAAGAAGTCGTTGATCTACGCCGCTAAAGGTGACGGCAACATCCTCGATGACCTCAACGAGGCCAC AAAGAAAGCTTCAGATTTCGTGAcggataaaacaaaagaggcATTAGCAGATGGTGAGAAAGCGAAAGACTACGTTGTTGAAAAAAACA aagcCGCAAACAAGGCGGCAGAGTTCGCGGAGGGTAAAGCAGGAGAGGCTAAGGATGCCACAAAGTAG
- a CDS encoding Protein kinase superfamily protein (Protein kinase superfamily protein; FUNCTIONS IN: protein serine/threonine kinase activity, protein kinase activity, kinase activity, ATP binding; INVOLVED IN: protein amino acid phosphorylation; LOCATED IN: cellular_component unknown; CONTAINS InterPro DOMAIN/s: Protein kinase, catalytic domain (InterPro:IPR000719), Serine/threonine-protein kinase-like domain (InterPro:IPR017442), Protein kinase-like domain (InterPro:IPR011009), Serine/threonine-protein kinase, active site (InterPro:IPR008271); BEST Arabidopsis thaliana protein match is: Protein kinase superfamily protein (TAIR:AT2G41930.1); Has 100799 Blast hits to 99853 proteins in 2817 species: Archae - 167; Bacteria - 11887; Metazoa - 38685; Fungi - 10906; Plants - 21076; Viruses - 377; Other Eukaryotes - 17701 (source: NCBI BLink).) — MQPKTEFVKFLRKGAYGSVDLVKYIKRDDNALPLYAAVKTAECEDYNSLEREIQILSKLEGCRRIVQCYGNYTLEEDFDVGGFRVYKMVMEYAAAGSLFSFMDSYKDRKLPETMIKDFTRMILQGLVSVHRLGYVHCDLKPDNLLVFPCRQSYELKISDFGSSRKVGEYSDCWDVDLPFVGTPVYMSPESVRSGVAEKALDLWSLGCIVLEMYTGVIPWSEVEFEDLAPALSKGKAPEIPKSLPCDARKFLETCFSRNPKERGSASDLLSHQFLRGEVVSGFSLPPLKLKIKLAPEKPTNVSKKPLKLKIIPPKPPQFKKGGIKPLKLKIMPLKPPASSFVSVQ, encoded by the coding sequence ATGcaaccaaaaacagagttcGTGAAGTTCTTGAGAAAAGGTGCGTATGGATCAGTCGATCTCGTCAAGTACATCAAACGCGACGATAACGCTTTGCCTCTTTACGCCGCCGTGAAAACCGCCGAATGTGAAGACTACAACTCTCTCGAAAGAGAAATTCAGATTCTATCCAAACTTGAAGGATGTCGAAGGATCGTGCAATGCTATGGGAATTATACTTTAGAAGAGGACTTCGATGTCGGTGGATTCCGAGTCTACAAGATGGTTATGGAGTACGCAGCTGCAGGGAGTTTATTCAGTTTCATGGACAGTTACAAAGATAGAAAGTTACCGGAAACGATGATTAAAGACTTTACTCGTATGATTCTTCAAGGATTAGTCTCTGTTCATAGACTCGGTTATGTTCATTGCGATCTAAAACCCGATAATCTACTTGTCTTTCCATGTAGACAATCTTACGAATTGAAGATTTCAGATTTCGGGTCTTCGAGAAAAGTCGGAGAATATTCTGATTGCTGGGATGTTGATTTGCCGTTTGTTGGAACGCCTGTTTACATGTCGCCAGAATCAGTCCGTAGCGGCGTGGCTGAGAAAGCCCTAGATTTGTGGTCGTTAGGGTGCATAGTATTGGAGATGTATACCGGTGTGATTCCATGGTCGGAGGTTGAATTTGAGGATCTTGCGCCTGCTCTATCAAAAGGTAAAGCGCCGGAGATTCCAAAGAGTTTACCGTGTGATGCAAGGAAGTTTCTAGAGACGTGTTTTTCAAGGAACCCTAAGGAGAGAGGAAGTGCTTCGGATTTATTGTCTCATCAGTTCTTGCGTGGTGAAGTGGTCTCCGGCTTCTCGCTTCCGCCGTTGAAGTTGAAGATTAAACTAGCACCGGAGAAACCGACGAATGTTTCGAAGAAGCCCTTGAAGCTAAAGATTATCCCACCAAAGCCCCCACAGTTTAAGAAAGGTGGGATTAAACCCTTGAAGTTGAAGATTATGCCTTTGAAGCCTCCAGCTTCTAGTTTCGTTTCTGTTCAATAG
- a CDS encoding late embryogenesis abundant domain-containing protein / LEA domain-containing protein (late embryogenesis abundant domain-containing protein / LEA domain-containing protein; FUNCTIONS IN: molecular_function unknown; INVOLVED IN: embryo development ending in seed dormancy; LOCATED IN: cellular_component unknown; EXPRESSED IN: seed; EXPRESSED DURING: seedling growth; CONTAINS InterPro DOMAIN/s: Late embryogenesis abundant protein, group 4 (InterPro:IPR004238); BEST Arabidopsis thaliana protein match is: embryonic cell protein 63 (TAIR:AT2G36640.1); Has 15488 Blast hits to 9741 proteins in 1566 species: Archae - 82; Bacteria - 6528; Metazoa - 2119; Fungi - 827; Plants - 2067; Viruses - 138; Other Eukaryotes - 3727 (source: NCBI BLink).) — translation MASEQARRENKVTEREVQVEKDRVPKMTSHFESMAEKGKDSDTHRHQTEGGGTQFVSLSDKGSNMPVSDEGEGETKMKRTQMPHSVGKFVTSSDSGTGKKKDEKEEHEKASLEDIHGYRANAQQKSMDSIKAAEERYNKAKESLSHSGQEARGGRGEEMVGKGRDSGVRVSHVGAVGGGGGGEEKESGVHGFHGEKARHAELLAAGGEEMREREGKESAGGVGGRSVKDTVAEKGQQAKESVGEGAQKAGSATSEKAQRASEYATEKGKEAGNMTAEQAARAKDYALQKAVEAKETAAEKAQRASEYMKETGSTAAEQAARAKDYTLQKAVEAKDVAAEKAQRASEYMTETGKQAGNVAAQKGQEAASMTAKAKDYTVQKAGEAAGYIKETTVEGGKGAAHYAGVAAEKAAAVGWTAAHFTTEKVVQGTKAVAGTVEGAVGYAGHKAVEVGSKAVDLTKEKAAVAADTVVGYTARKKEEAQHRDQEMHQGGEEEKQPGFVSGARRDFGEEYGEERGSEKDVYGYGAKGIPGEGRGDVGEAEYGRGSEKDVFGYGPKGTVEEARRDVGEEYGGGRGSERYVEEEGVGAGGVLGAIGETIAEIAQTTKNIVIGDAPVRTHEHGTTDPDYMRREHGQR, via the exons ATGGCGTCAGAGCAAGCAAGGAGAGAAAACAAGGTGACGGAGAGAGAAGTTCAGGTGGAGAAAGACAGAGTCCCAAAGATGACGAGTCATTTCGAGTCCATGGCCGAAAAAGGCAAAGATTCCGACACACACAGGCATCAAACAGAAGGTGGTGGGACACAGTTCGTGTCTCTCTCAGACAAGGGGAGTAACATGCCGGTTTCTGATGAAGGAGAGGGagagacgaagatgaagaggacTCAGATGCCTCACTCCGTTGGAAAATTCGTTACTAGCAGCGATTCAGGAAcagggaagaagaaggatgagaAAGAGGAGCATGAGAAGGCGTCGCTAGAGGATATTCATGGGTATAGAGCCAATGCTCAGCAGAAGTCAATGGATAGTATAAAAGCAGCAGAGGAAAGGTATAACAAGGCTAAGGAGAGTTTGAGCCATAGTGGACAAGAAGCTCGTGGAGGAAGAGGTGAAGAAATGGTGGGAAAAGGGCGGGACAGTGGTGTCCGTGTTTCTCACGTTGGGGCTGTtggtggcggtggtggaggtgaGGAAAAAGAGAGTGGTGTACATGGCTTTCATGGGGAGAAAGCACGACATGCTGAGCTTTTGGCTGCCGGAGGTGAGGAGATGAGAGAACGTGAAGGTAAAGAATCAGCAGGTGGTGTTGGTGGTCGTAGCGTAAAAGATACGGTAGCCGAGAAAGGACAGCAAGCTAAGGAAAGTGTAGGAGAAGGTGCTCAGAAAGCGGGCAGTGCTACGAGTGAGAAAGCTCAGAGAGCTTCCGAGTATGCAAcagagaaaggaaaagaagctGGAAATATGACAGCTGAACAGGCGGCGAGAGCAAAAGACTATGCTCTGCAGAAAGCTGTTGAAGCTAAAGAGACTGCGGCGGAGAAAGCTCAGAGAGCTTCCGAGTATATGAAGGAAACAGGAAGCACAGCGGCTGAACAGGCTGCGAGAGCTAAAGATTACACTCTTCAGAAAGCTGTGGAAGCTAAAGATGTTGCAGCTGAGAAAGCTCAGAGAGCTTCAGAATACATGACAGAGACAGGAAAACAAGCCGGAAATGTTGCAGCTCAGAAAGGGCAAGAGGCAGCTTCAATGACAGCAAAAGCTAAAGATTATACTGTTCAGAAAGCCGGTGAAGCAGCTGGGTACATAAAAGAAACGACAGTGGAAGGAGGAAAAGGAGCTGCACATTATGCAGGAGTGGCAGCTGAGAAAGCCGCTGCGGTTGGGTGGACAGCGGCACATTTCACCACGGAGAAAGTGGTGCAAGGGACGAAAGCGGTTGCAGGTACAGTGGAAGGTGCTGTGGGGTACGCAGGGCATAAGGCGGTGGAAGTAGGATCTAAGGCAGTGGACTTGACTAAGGAGAAAGCTGCAGTGGCTGCTGATACGGTGGTTGGGTATACGGCgaggaagaaagaggaagCTCAACACAGAGACCAAGAGATGCATCAG GGAGGTGAGGAAGAAAAGCAACCAGGGTTTGTCTCAGGAGCAAGGAGAGACTTTGGAGAAGAGTACGGGGAAGAAAGAGGGAGTGAGAAAGATGTCTACGGCTATGGAGCAAAAGGAATACCCGGAGAAGGGAGGGGAGATGTTGGGGAGGCAGAGTACGGAAGAGGGAGTGAGAAAGATGTCTTCGGATATGGACCAAAAGGCACGGTCGAAGAAGCAAGGAGAGACGTTGGAGAAGAAtacggaggaggaagaggcaGTGAGAGatatgttgaagaagaaggggTTGGAGCGGGAGGGGTGCTTGGGGCAATCGGCGAGACTATAGCTGAGATTGCACAGACGACAAAGAACATAGTGATTGGTGATGCGCCTGTGAGGACACATGAGCATGGAACTACTGATCCTGACTATATGAGACGGGAACATGGACAACGTTGA